AACATTGCACTTTGGTACAGGGTGCCGCAGGCAAGCGGCTGCCCGCCAATGGGCAGGCATCGCATGGGGCCATGCGGCGTACGTAGGCGAGATGTGGGCCCATGTCACCGCTCACATGCAACACGCCTTGCAGCCGCGCACCACTCTAGACCCTGGCCCGCATCAGCCGCATGTGCAGTGCTATGCTGACGCTCTTTCATGGCCTAAACGCTCGGACCCCTTATGCCAGAGCTTGCACCTTCTGACCTCAAGACCATTCTTCACTCCAGACGCGCCAACCTTTACTACCTTGAGCATTGCCGCGTCCTGGTCAACGGTGGCCGTGTTGAGTATGTTACGGAACAAGGCAAGCACTCGCTCTACTGGAATATCCCCATCGCCAACACCACGACCGTGCTGCTGGGTACTGGCACGTCGATCACACAAGCCGCCATGCGCGAACTGGCCAAAGCGGGGGTGATGGTAGGCTTTTGCGGTGGGGGTGGTACGCCCTTGTTTACGGCGGGGGACCGCGAGCTGGACATCGCCTGGCAATCTCCTCAGTCCGAGTACCGGCCCACCGAATACCTGCAGTGTTGGGTCCGGTTCTGGTTTGATGAGCAAAAAAGGCTCGCCGCTGCCAAGCAGTTACAGCAGGCCCGGCTCTTGCGCATCCGTGAATGCTGGGGCGACAACCGCAAGCGGGAGGAGACCGGGTTCAAGCTCGACACCACCCTGCTGGAAGCCCAGCTGCAGGCCGCTGAAGAAGACATCCTCAATGCAGCCGATCATGCCAGCCTGCTGGCAGCAGAGGCGCGCCTGTCCAAGCAAC
This genomic window from Leeia aquatica contains:
- the cas1f gene encoding type I-F CRISPR-associated endonuclease Cas1f, with the translated sequence MPELAPSDLKTILHSRRANLYYLEHCRVLVNGGRVEYVTEQGKHSLYWNIPIANTTTVLLGTGTSITQAAMRELAKAGVMVGFCGGGGTPLFTAGDRELDIAWQSPQSEYRPTEYLQCWVRFWFDEQKRLAAAKQLQQARLLRIRECWGDNRKREETGFKLDTTLLEAQLQAAEEDILNAADHASLLAAEARLSKQLFRLAAQATQYGDFTRAKRGSGADPANRFLDHGNYLAYGLAATATWVVGLPHGLAILHGKTRRGGLVFDAADLIKDALILPQAFISAMRGEDEQTFRQHCISQLTRREALDDMIELLKTIAEVQGSAA